One Tamlana carrageenivorans genomic region harbors:
- a CDS encoding OmpH family outer membrane protein — protein MKQLKNLLLATAFCIATVSFTQAQSKIAHINTQELIAAMPEAKAAQTEIETLGKTYQTDIQASITEYQNTVKQYEAEAGTKTDEENQKRGLELQEKQQRIQQFRADAQQDIAKKEAELFKPIQEKAMKAIQEVAKAQGYDYVVDRASLIVANGKDILADVKKKLGI, from the coding sequence ATGAAACAATTAAAAAATCTCTTATTAGCAACTGCATTTTGTATTGCAACAGTTAGTTTTACTCAAGCACAAAGCAAGATTGCACATATAAATACGCAAGAGTTAATCGCAGCAATGCCAGAAGCTAAAGCAGCTCAAACGGAGATTGAAACTTTAGGTAAAACTTACCAAACAGATATTCAAGCCTCTATTACCGAATACCAAAACACGGTTAAACAATACGAAGCTGAAGCTGGTACTAAAACTGATGAAGAAAACCAAAAAAGAGGTTTAGAATTACAAGAAAAGCAACAACGTATTCAACAGTTTAGAGCTGATGCACAACAAGACATCGCTAAAAAAGAAGCTGAATTATTTAAGCCTATCCAAGAGAAAGCAATGAAAGCCATTCAAGAGGTTGCAAAAGCTCAAGGTTACGATTACGTAGTTGATAGAGCTTCTTTAATTGTTGCTAACGGAAAAGACATTTTAGCTGATGTAAAGAAAAAATTAGGTATCTAA
- the murI gene encoding glutamate racemase, giving the protein MSTQPIGIFDSGVGGTSIWKEIQALLPQENMIYLADSKHAPYGPKGKQAIIDLSIKNTDYLINQGCKLIVVACNTATTNAIEFLRQNYKTPFIGIEPAIKPAALNSKTHTIGILATKGTLSSELFHKTAHLFASDSKIMEQEGHSIVELIEAGKLHSEAMKALLEEYLRPMIDADIDYLVLGCTHYPYLIPILLKLLPKSIKIIDSGEAVARQTKAVLTQHNLLNPSSKKGKSTFYTNANPEVITALLGTSHDIAYLDF; this is encoded by the coding sequence ATGAGCACACAACCTATTGGTATTTTCGATTCTGGTGTTGGAGGAACTTCCATTTGGAAAGAAATTCAGGCTTTGTTACCACAGGAAAATATGATTTATCTTGCCGATAGTAAGCATGCACCGTATGGCCCTAAAGGGAAGCAAGCTATTATAGACCTTAGTATTAAAAACACAGATTATCTGATAAACCAAGGTTGTAAACTTATTGTCGTGGCTTGTAACACAGCCACCACAAACGCTATAGAGTTTCTAAGACAAAATTACAAAACACCTTTTATAGGCATAGAACCCGCCATAAAACCCGCGGCATTAAACAGTAAAACACACACCATAGGTATTCTAGCCACTAAAGGGACTTTAAGCAGTGAGCTCTTCCATAAAACGGCTCATTTGTTTGCAAGCGATTCCAAGATTATGGAACAAGAAGGTCATAGTATTGTAGAACTTATTGAAGCCGGAAAACTACACTCGGAAGCCATGAAAGCCTTGCTTGAAGAATACCTTAGACCCATGATAGATGCCGATATAGATTATCTCGTTCTTGGTTGCACTCACTACCCATACCTCATCCCAATCCTCTTAAAACTCTTACCTAAAAGCATAAAAATTATAGATTCTGGTGAGGCTGTTGCTAGACAAACGAAAGCCGTTTTAACACAGCATAACCTATTAAACCCTTCATCAAAAAAAGGGAAATCAACATTTTATACCAATGCAAATCCAGAGGTAATTACTGCACTATTAGGCACGTCTCATGATATTGCCTATCTTGATTTTTAA
- a CDS encoding gamma carbonic anhydrase family protein: MPVIKPVNGKSPQIPEDCFIAENATIVGDVTMGKQGSVWFSAVVRGDVNYIKMGDKVNIQDGAVIHATYLTAPTNIGNNVSIGHNALVHGCTIHDNVLIGMGSIVMDGCVVESNSIIAAGAVVTKNTRVEAGSIYAGVPAKKVKDVSPELLSGEINRIADNYIKYSSWFK, from the coding sequence ATGCCAGTAATAAAACCGGTAAACGGCAAATCGCCTCAAATTCCAGAAGATTGTTTTATAGCCGAAAATGCTACTATTGTTGGAGATGTCACCATGGGTAAGCAAGGGAGTGTCTGGTTTAGTGCTGTGGTTCGTGGCGATGTCAATTACATTAAAATGGGCGATAAGGTCAATATTCAAGATGGGGCTGTAATTCATGCCACGTACCTAACGGCTCCCACCAATATTGGTAATAATGTATCCATTGGGCATAATGCTTTGGTGCACGGTTGTACCATACACGATAACGTACTCATAGGTATGGGGAGTATTGTTATGGACGGTTGTGTTGTTGAAAGCAATAGTATTATAGCTGCAGGTGCTGTTGTTACTAAAAACACACGGGTTGAGGCTGGCAGTATCTATGCCGGTGTACCAGCTAAAAAGGTTAAAGATGTGAGTCCAGAGTTGCTCTCGGGTGAAATTAATCGTATTGCCGATAACTATATTAAGTATTCCAGCTGGTTTAAATAA
- a CDS encoding PorP/SprF family type IX secretion system membrane protein: MKLNRFILAIVALLSFQFVRSQEGIPIYADYLSDNYYLIHPSMAGAANCGKIRVTGRQQWFGQDNAPKLLTVSANSRLGDSQSAIGGIAYTDKNGYHSQSGGYLTYAHHLMFSRSVSDLNMLSFGLSAGFIQYKLDETEFLNDVPVRDPNIDGIVQSEANFNLDVGFSYHYINFYAHGTIKNLLNNSGINNDLEVTSNLRRLLLSTGYVFNRFGSSWSFEPSLLYQYKTGTKENLIDVNAKVYKQMDFGQFWAGLSYRQSLDGTEYKTDTQTIETQRLNLITPIIGVNYNRFMFAYTYTYQSNDIVFTNGGFHQFSLGYDFNCAPKRYECHCPAVN; encoded by the coding sequence ATGAAACTAAACCGCTTTATTCTTGCAATTGTAGCTCTACTAAGCTTTCAATTTGTTAGGTCACAGGAAGGAATCCCCATCTATGCCGATTATTTAAGTGATAATTATTATTTAATTCACCCTTCTATGGCTGGGGCAGCTAATTGTGGAAAAATTCGAGTAACGGGAAGGCAACAGTGGTTTGGGCAAGACAATGCGCCTAAATTATTAACCGTAAGTGCTAATAGTAGGCTTGGTGATTCGCAATCGGCTATTGGTGGTATTGCTTACACCGATAAAAATGGTTACCATTCGCAATCGGGCGGGTATCTCACTTATGCCCATCATCTTATGTTTTCTAGAAGCGTATCCGACTTAAATATGTTGTCCTTTGGTTTAAGTGCAGGATTTATTCAATATAAATTAGATGAAACCGAATTTTTAAACGATGTGCCTGTTCGGGATCCTAATATTGATGGTATTGTACAGAGTGAAGCCAATTTTAATTTAGATGTTGGGTTTTCATACCATTACATAAATTTTTATGCCCATGGCACGATTAAAAATTTACTTAATAATTCTGGTATTAATAACGATCTTGAGGTAACAAGTAATTTAAGACGTTTATTACTCTCCACAGGTTATGTTTTTAACCGTTTTGGGAGCTCTTGGTCTTTTGAGCCATCGCTGCTTTATCAATATAAAACCGGGACTAAAGAAAATCTTATCGATGTCAATGCTAAGGTTTATAAGCAAATGGATTTCGGACAATTTTGGGCAGGTTTGTCATACCGTCAGAGTCTAGATGGTACCGAATATAAAACCGATACCCAAACCATAGAAACTCAAAGACTCAATCTAATTACCCCTATTATTGGTGTTAATTATAATCGCTTCATGTTTGCCTATACCTATACGTATCAATCTAACGACATTGTATTTACCAATGGCGGTTTTCATCAGTTTTCTTTGGGTTACGACTTCAATTGCGCACCTAAACGCTATGAGTGTCATTGTCCGGCAGTGAATTAA
- a CDS encoding NifU family protein, which produces MNTFKVSVQETTNNAIVKFEVNQFITQHQSFEFNNIDEAKTSPLAQQLFYLPFVKKVYISGNFIAVERYNIVEWNDVQDEVAEQIEAYLNDGGIVVEDTAAAKKVPVTVYAESTPNPSVMKFVANKKIVNTLFEFTSIDDAKLSPLATELFHFPFVKSVFLDENYVSITKYDIADWQDITIDIREFIKSYIEHGKEIAVANAAESLEKTNQQLDSHFESLDDTSKEIINILEEYVKPAVASDGGNIQFISYDADTKNVSVLLQGACSGCPSSTYTLKSGIENMLKEMLPGKVAMVEAING; this is translated from the coding sequence ATGAACACTTTTAAAGTTTCCGTGCAAGAGACCACCAATAATGCGATTGTAAAATTTGAAGTCAATCAATTTATTACCCAACACCAAAGTTTTGAGTTTAATAATATCGACGAAGCAAAAACCTCGCCTTTAGCACAGCAATTATTTTATTTACCATTTGTAAAAAAGGTATACATTTCTGGAAATTTTATAGCAGTGGAACGTTATAATATCGTAGAGTGGAACGACGTACAGGACGAAGTAGCCGAACAAATTGAAGCCTATCTTAATGATGGTGGTATTGTGGTTGAAGACACAGCTGCGGCTAAAAAGGTACCAGTTACAGTATATGCCGAAAGCACACCTAACCCTTCGGTAATGAAGTTTGTGGCTAATAAAAAAATAGTAAACACACTTTTTGAGTTCACAAGCATCGATGACGCCAAGTTATCGCCTTTAGCTACCGAATTGTTTCACTTCCCCTTTGTTAAAAGTGTATTTTTAGATGAAAACTACGTGTCTATTACTAAATATGATATCGCCGATTGGCAAGATATTACCATTGATATTAGAGAGTTTATTAAGTCGTACATCGAACACGGCAAGGAAATCGCAGTCGCTAATGCTGCTGAAAGTTTAGAAAAAACAAACCAACAATTAGATAGTCATTTTGAATCGTTAGACGATACTTCTAAAGAAATTATTAATATTCTTGAAGAATATGTAAAACCTGCAGTGGCCAGTGATGGTGGTAACATACAATTCATATCATACGACGCCGACACTAAAAATGTTAGTGTCCTATTACAGGGCGCTTGTAGCGGTTGTCCTTCATCAACCTATACTTTAAAAAGCGGTATTGAGAACATGTTAAAAGAAATGTTACCAGGAAAAGTCGCTATGGTTGAGGCAATTAACGGATAA
- a CDS encoding dodecin family protein, whose amino-acid sequence MAVLKVIEILANSEKSWEDATKQAVKHASKSLKNIRSVYVQDHSANVKDGEVTEFRVNVKITFEVD is encoded by the coding sequence ATGGCAGTATTAAAAGTAATTGAAATTTTAGCAAACTCGGAAAAAAGCTGGGAAGATGCAACAAAACAAGCCGTTAAACACGCGTCTAAATCGTTAAAAAACATTCGATCTGTGTATGTCCAGGATCATAGTGCTAACGTAAAAGACGGCGAAGTCACGGAATTTAGAGTAAATGTAAAAATCACTTTTGAAGTGGATTAA
- a CDS encoding mechanosensitive ion channel family protein yields the protein MREFEKIDFEAWMALAVDYGLKLIGAIAIWIIGSWVISKLLKSIKTVMSKGNYDESLQGFLSNLASWGLKIVLIIVVLGTLGVETTSFAAILAAAGLAVGLALQGSLSNFAGGVLIMIFKPFKVGDVIEAQGEIGGVKEITIFTTKLTGLSNKEIIIPNGSLSNGNIVNYTVAGTRRVDLTFGVDYASDIKKTKEVLMNVLKAHPLVIEDPAPTVNVSELADSSVNFAVRPWCASGDYWTVYFEVTENVKEALDAAGIEIPYPHQVEIHKEA from the coding sequence ATGAGGGAATTCGAAAAAATTGACTTTGAAGCCTGGATGGCTTTGGCCGTAGATTACGGACTTAAACTTATAGGGGCCATTGCTATATGGATTATAGGCTCTTGGGTTATCTCAAAACTTTTAAAAAGCATTAAAACAGTTATGTCCAAAGGAAACTACGACGAAAGTCTTCAAGGTTTCTTATCTAATCTTGCTAGTTGGGGACTTAAAATCGTATTAATAATCGTGGTGCTAGGCACTTTAGGTGTGGAAACAACATCATTTGCAGCAATTCTTGCTGCTGCAGGTTTGGCTGTTGGTTTAGCCTTACAAGGGTCCCTTTCTAATTTTGCTGGAGGTGTTCTCATTATGATTTTTAAACCTTTTAAAGTAGGCGATGTTATTGAAGCTCAAGGTGAAATTGGTGGTGTAAAAGAAATTACCATCTTCACTACCAAACTTACAGGTTTATCAAACAAAGAAATTATCATTCCTAATGGATCTTTATCTAACGGAAATATTGTAAACTATACGGTTGCAGGAACCCGTCGTGTAGATTTAACCTTTGGTGTAGACTATGCTTCAGATATTAAAAAGACCAAAGAAGTATTAATGAATGTTTTAAAAGCACATCCATTAGTAATAGAAGATCCTGCACCAACAGTTAATGTTTCAGAATTAGCTGATAGCTCGGTAAACTTTGCCGTGAGACCATGGTGCGCTTCTGGAGACTATTGGACCGTATATTTTGAAGTTACAGAAAACGTAAAAGAAGCCCTTGATGCAGCTGGAATTGAAATTCCTTACCCACATCAAGTTGAAATTCATAAAGAGGCTTAA
- the tsaB gene encoding tRNA (adenosine(37)-N6)-threonylcarbamoyltransferase complex dimerization subunit type 1 TsaB, with protein sequence MSTYILNIETATTNCSVSLSKDGKTLVLKEDNDKNYSHAERLHMYIDAVLKTGNITAEDLAAISVSKGPGSYTGLRIGVSAAKGLCYALNKPLIAVPTLEALAQQVKAESGVIVAMLDARRMEVYSAVYDIDYNVVRETQAQILDESSFMAYLEQGLVYFVGSGVEKTKTIIQHANARFIDGKLPSANFMGEIANMKYKISDTEDVAYFEPYYLKDFVALKPKPKS encoded by the coding sequence TTGAGTACGTACATTTTAAATATTGAAACTGCAACAACGAATTGTTCGGTTTCGCTGTCAAAAGATGGGAAAACCTTAGTGTTAAAGGAGGATAATGATAAAAATTATTCGCATGCCGAACGTCTACACATGTATATCGATGCTGTTTTAAAGACAGGTAATATCACTGCTGAAGATTTAGCAGCGATATCTGTAAGTAAAGGACCTGGGTCCTATACCGGACTGCGAATTGGTGTTTCGGCAGCAAAAGGGCTTTGCTATGCCTTAAATAAGCCTTTAATAGCGGTACCTACGCTTGAAGCTTTAGCGCAACAAGTGAAAGCCGAAAGTGGTGTGATTGTGGCTATGTTAGACGCTAGACGTATGGAAGTGTACTCGGCGGTTTATGATATTGATTATAATGTGGTACGTGAAACACAAGCCCAAATTTTAGATGAATCGTCTTTCATGGCGTACCTAGAACAAGGACTGGTTTACTTCGTAGGAAGCGGTGTAGAAAAAACAAAAACCATTATTCAGCATGCCAATGCACGTTTTATAGACGGTAAATTACCATCGGCGAACTTTATGGGGGAAATCGCTAATATGAAATACAAAATAAGCGACACCGAAGATGTCGCTTATTTTGAACCTTATTACTTGAAAGATTTTGTGGCGCTAAAGCCAAAACCAAAGTCTTAA
- a CDS encoding TolC family protein, whose translation MKTLKYTILLGCFLIASVSMAQEKLWTLQECVNHALVNNISVKQGQNSLLQNEQDVIAAKGQFLPNLSGSLGHSTTFGNEEVFSGQFVNRTSNSTNVGIGLNQTIFNGFRLTNLYKQSKLSLESNQLELNRIKDDISLNVVNAYLNVLFNKERLEIAKAQLSFSTNQVEQVKDLVDAGVQPKANIYDAEATMSLDAQEVTLAENNYNLALLSLSQLLQVPYKGFDVQLMDVDFPSSTLLYNDVQPVLDYALQNRNEIKVAEKNMEIAQLNSEISKSGYYPNVTGGYQYGSSAFFSNLTEDEASFFDQLDAQKSHGFRISVNIPIFSRFENKTNVAKSKIDEANSLLSLDQAKLDLESNIQRAFTDAQAAFKSYVASKKALEAQEIAMNNTQERFKAGIITSFDLEQARVKYVNAQSSLVNAKYDFVFKTKVLDFYMGKPITD comes from the coding sequence ATGAAAACACTAAAATATACCATATTATTAGGCTGCTTTCTTATTGCTTCCGTGTCGATGGCTCAGGAGAAATTATGGACGCTTCAAGAATGTGTAAATCATGCTTTAGTTAATAATATCTCTGTAAAACAAGGTCAGAATAGTTTATTACAAAACGAGCAGGATGTCATTGCAGCTAAAGGGCAGTTTCTACCTAATTTAAGTGGGAGTTTAGGACATAGTACGACCTTTGGAAACGAAGAGGTGTTTTCGGGACAGTTTGTTAACAGAACATCTAACAGTACCAACGTTGGCATAGGTTTGAATCAGACTATTTTTAATGGTTTCCGACTTACAAATTTGTATAAGCAATCCAAATTAAGCTTAGAGAGTAATCAATTAGAACTCAATAGAATTAAAGATGATATTTCATTAAATGTGGTGAATGCCTACTTAAATGTACTATTCAATAAAGAACGTTTAGAAATCGCCAAGGCTCAATTATCATTTAGTACCAACCAAGTGGAACAAGTTAAAGACTTGGTTGATGCAGGGGTGCAACCAAAAGCAAATATTTATGATGCCGAAGCGACTATGAGCCTGGATGCCCAGGAAGTCACTTTAGCTGAAAACAATTACAATTTGGCCTTGCTAAGTTTATCGCAACTCCTACAAGTGCCTTACAAAGGGTTTGATGTACAACTTATGGACGTAGATTTTCCTTCTAGTACTTTGCTTTATAACGACGTGCAACCTGTTTTAGATTATGCCTTGCAAAACCGAAATGAAATTAAAGTGGCCGAGAAAAATATGGAAATTGCACAATTAAATTCCGAAATTTCTAAAAGTGGTTATTATCCAAATGTTACAGGGGGTTACCAATACGGTTCTAGTGCTTTCTTCTCTAATCTTACCGAGGATGAGGCTTCCTTTTTTGATCAGCTTGACGCCCAAAAATCACACGGCTTTCGAATTAGTGTAAACATTCCTATTTTCTCAAGGTTTGAAAATAAAACCAATGTGGCTAAATCTAAAATTGATGAAGCCAATAGTTTATTAAGTTTAGATCAAGCCAAGTTAGATTTAGAATCTAATATTCAACGGGCTTTTACCGATGCCCAAGCAGCTTTTAAATCTTATGTTGCCTCTAAAAAAGCTCTAGAAGCGCAAGAAATAGCTATGAATAATACCCAAGAGCGCTTTAAAGCTGGCATTATTACGTCTTTTGATTTAGAGCAAGCTCGTGTAAAATACGTAAATGCACAATCATCGTTAGTTAATGCTAAATATGATTTTGTTTTTAAGACAAAAGTTTTAGACTTTTACATGGGAAAACCAATAACAGATTAA
- a CDS encoding efflux RND transporter periplasmic adaptor subunit, translating to MKKSVKIILVIVVIVLLAFVLKYFKDSNSKDILEYQVEEPFYTSINTKAVATGKLNPEEEIELKPQISGIVDEILVEEGDVVKKGALIATIRVVPNEQNLVSARSRIATAKLSYENSKILYDRNKSLFDKGVISRQDFENSELSYKQAKETYHQAQKDYQIIKQGSVSGGATSNTNIVAQIAGTILEIPVREGNQVIESNNFNDGTTIATIADMSKMIFEGKVDEAEVGKIKEGKDIKVVLGAIQDEEYPAKLTFVAPKGVEENGAVQFTIKADVKIDGKSNIRAGYSANAEIELENKDEVLAIREALLQYNRITEKPFVEILEGENKYKKQDVELGLSDGIHVEIVKGVKEGDKIKVWNKASEDNEDDAASKRRKR from the coding sequence ATGAAAAAAAGCGTAAAAATTATTTTAGTCATAGTCGTTATAGTACTATTAGCTTTTGTATTAAAATATTTTAAAGATTCCAATTCCAAGGATATTTTGGAGTATCAGGTGGAAGAACCTTTTTATACGTCTATAAATACTAAGGCGGTAGCTACAGGGAAACTAAACCCCGAAGAAGAAATTGAATTAAAGCCGCAAATTTCTGGAATTGTCGATGAGATTTTGGTAGAAGAAGGTGATGTTGTAAAGAAAGGCGCCTTAATAGCGACCATTCGCGTGGTGCCTAACGAGCAAAATTTGGTGAGCGCGAGAAGTAGAATTGCTACTGCAAAATTATCTTATGAAAACTCGAAAATTTTGTACGATCGAAATAAAAGTTTATTCGATAAAGGCGTGATTTCAAGACAAGATTTTGAGAATAGTGAGCTGTCTTATAAGCAAGCAAAAGAAACTTACCATCAAGCACAAAAAGATTATCAGATTATAAAACAAGGATCGGTATCTGGTGGAGCAACATCGAATACCAACATAGTTGCGCAAATTGCTGGAACTATTCTAGAAATTCCTGTTCGCGAAGGTAATCAAGTTATTGAAAGTAATAATTTTAACGATGGTACTACCATTGCCACCATTGCCGATATGAGCAAGATGATTTTTGAAGGTAAAGTAGATGAAGCCGAGGTTGGAAAAATAAAAGAGGGTAAGGACATAAAAGTGGTTTTAGGTGCCATACAAGATGAAGAATATCCGGCTAAATTAACCTTTGTAGCACCAAAAGGCGTTGAAGAAAATGGCGCCGTACAGTTTACCATTAAAGCCGATGTAAAAATTGATGGCAAATCGAATATTAGAGCTGGATATAGTGCTAATGCCGAAATTGAATTAGAAAATAAAGATGAAGTTTTAGCCATTCGTGAAGCTTTATTGCAATACAACCGTATTACCGAAAAGCCATTTGTGGAAATTTTGGAGGGTGAAAACAAATATAAAAAGCAGGATGTTGAGCTGGGCTTATCCGACGGTATCCATGTTGAGATTGTTAAAGGAGTCAAAGAAGGCGATAAAATAAAAGTTTGGAATAAAGCTTCAGAAGATAATGAGGATGATGCAGCCTCTAAAAGAAGAAAACGTTAA
- a CDS encoding ABC transporter permease → MFRFLFDRDTWQEVFDSLSKNKLRSILTMVGVWWGILLLIGLLGSARGLENSFNRLFGDFATNTVFIWGQNTGKPFKGFQEGRRVNLTLSDAKKIEENVQGIEFVLPRSQQSTVITRNFLSGSFQMAGDYPLLDQLQKKKLIHGRFINQSDIEHRKKIAVISEDAYKQLFEVDEDPIGKYLDVNGINFMVVGMFETGNVNMGPTTDVHIPFTTFQQIYNKGDQIGWMMITGKPEYNIKQIEEDSKLLLKNLNHIHPEDSRAFGSFNLGKEFAKMTGFLTGMQFLTWFVGIATLIAGVFAIGNILLITVKERTKEIGLRRALGATPFEIKRQIVVEAVFITLVAGIIGIITGGWILIALDHFFGQGEDAAIVNASVSIAVVFVSLAILVLIGTLIGLIPATKATSIKPIEALREE, encoded by the coding sequence ATGTTCAGATTTTTATTCGATAGAGATACATGGCAAGAAGTTTTTGATAGCTTGAGTAAAAATAAACTGAGGTCTATTTTAACCATGGTAGGTGTTTGGTGGGGCATTTTATTATTAATAGGCCTGCTAGGTTCGGCTAGAGGTTTAGAAAACTCCTTTAACAGATTGTTTGGCGATTTCGCCACGAACACTGTTTTTATTTGGGGCCAAAATACAGGAAAGCCGTTTAAAGGGTTTCAAGAGGGGCGTCGCGTTAATTTAACGCTTTCCGATGCTAAGAAAATCGAAGAGAATGTTCAAGGTATCGAATTTGTGTTGCCTCGAAGTCAGCAATCAACAGTCATAACCAGAAACTTTTTGTCTGGTAGTTTTCAAATGGCTGGCGATTATCCTTTACTAGATCAATTACAGAAGAAAAAGTTAATTCACGGTCGTTTTATCAATCAAAGTGATATTGAACACCGAAAAAAAATAGCCGTTATTTCTGAAGATGCTTACAAGCAATTGTTTGAAGTTGATGAAGATCCTATTGGAAAGTATTTAGATGTTAATGGTATTAATTTTATGGTGGTTGGTATGTTTGAAACCGGTAATGTAAATATGGGGCCTACAACCGATGTACACATTCCATTTACTACTTTTCAACAGATTTACAATAAAGGCGATCAAATTGGTTGGATGATGATAACGGGCAAACCCGAATACAACATTAAACAGATTGAAGAGGACTCTAAATTACTTCTTAAAAATCTAAACCACATTCACCCAGAAGATTCGCGTGCCTTTGGTAGTTTTAATTTGGGTAAAGAATTTGCTAAAATGACTGGCTTTTTAACAGGAATGCAGTTTTTAACCTGGTTTGTTGGTATTGCGACTTTAATTGCTGGTGTTTTTGCCATTGGAAATATCCTTTTAATTACCGTAAAAGAGCGCACAAAAGAAATTGGATTACGGCGTGCCCTTGGCGCCACACCTTTTGAAATAAAAAGACAAATTGTGGTTGAGGCCGTTTTTATCACTTTAGTAGCTGGTATTATAGGGATTATTACGGGAGGATGGATTCTCATCGCCCTAGATCACTTTTTTGGTCAGGGTGAAGATGCCGCTATCGTAAACGCTTCGGTATCTATAGCCGTCGTTTTCGTGTCCTTAGCCATATTAGTGTTAATAGGAACTTTAATTGGATTAATTCCTGCAACTAAAGCTACTAGCATTAAACCCATTGAAGCATTAAGAGAAGAATAA
- a CDS encoding ABC transporter permease, producing MFDIDLWREIFQSINKNRTRSLMSGFTVAFAILLFAILFGIANGLKNTFKEAFGTDANNSIVIFPGRTTKAYKGLQVGRKIQFKNEDRELIKEKYGDKVQFITSKVNKSVSASYRGEKNNYELRGVYPEYMFIENNVVKSGRYINQNDLNHNAKVVVIGKTVEDDLFYKENPLGKYINLSGIQYKIVGVFTDDEGDSEESVIYMPITTTQFVYGNNDFVDIIHLTYNPEMSNDQALAFGNSIKKVLKDKFDVARDDQRAIRMWNMAEGTKKVELMTSSLTVIILVIGFGTLIAGIVGISNIMIFVVKERTKEIGIRKALGATPGSIVSIILIESIIITTIAGYIGLLLGVGVLELVGPSLEAYFIKDPGVSNSLVVGATLTLIVAGAIAGYLPAKKASEIKPIIALRND from the coding sequence ATGTTTGATATCGATCTTTGGCGCGAAATATTTCAAAGTATTAATAAAAATCGAACACGTAGTTTGATGTCGGGCTTTACCGTAGCCTTTGCCATTCTATTGTTCGCCATCCTCTTTGGTATCGCAAACGGATTAAAAAACACCTTTAAAGAGGCTTTTGGTACCGATGCGAATAATTCCATAGTGATTTTTCCTGGACGTACTACAAAAGCTTACAAGGGACTTCAAGTGGGAAGAAAAATCCAATTTAAAAATGAAGATCGTGAGCTTATAAAAGAGAAATATGGCGACAAAGTACAGTTCATTACCTCAAAAGTGAATAAAAGTGTGAGTGCTTCTTACCGTGGTGAAAAAAACAACTACGAGCTAAGAGGTGTGTATCCCGAATACATGTTTATTGAAAATAATGTGGTTAAATCGGGACGGTATATTAACCAAAATGATTTAAATCATAATGCCAAAGTCGTGGTTATTGGTAAAACGGTTGAAGATGATTTGTTCTATAAAGAAAATCCATTAGGCAAATACATTAATCTTAGCGGTATCCAATACAAAATTGTTGGTGTTTTTACCGATGATGAAGGCGATAGTGAAGAAAGTGTGATATATATGCCCATTACAACCACGCAATTTGTGTATGGTAATAACGATTTTGTAGATATCATACATCTTACTTATAACCCTGAAATGTCTAACGATCAAGCTTTAGCTTTTGGAAATTCTATTAAAAAAGTGCTAAAGGATAAATTTGATGTGGCCAGAGACGACCAACGGGCTATAAGAATGTGGAATATGGCTGAGGGCACCAAAAAGGTAGAGCTCATGACTTCCAGTTTAACGGTTATCATTCTGGTTATTGGTTTCGGAACCCTTATTGCTGGAATTGTTGGGATAAGCAATATCATGATTTTTGTGGTTAAAGAGCGCACTAAAGAAATAGGTATTCGTAAAGCGCTAGGTGCAACTCCTGGTTCTATAGTGTCTATCATTTTAATTGAATCTATAATCATTACTACCATTGCAGGCTATATCGGACTGTTACTAGGTGTTGGTGTGTTGGAACTTGTGGGACCTAGTTTGGAGGCGTATTTCATAAAAGATCCTGGTGTAAGTAATAGTTTGGTGGTTGGTGCCACCCTAACGCTTATTGTTGCGGGTGCTATTGCGGGGTATTTACCTGCAAAAAAGGCCTCAGAAATTAAACCTATAATAGCTTTAAGAAACGATTAA